In Geminocystis sp. NIES-3708, a single window of DNA contains:
- the coaE gene encoding dephospho-CoA kinase (Dephospho-CoA kinase (CoaE) performs the final step in coenzyme A biosynthesis.) has product MEKKDNKLIIGLTGGIATGKSTVSNYLTEKYLIPVLDADLIAREAVTINSPIFYNIINRYGEKILLSNGNLNREKLGKIIFNNKQEKTWLENQIHPFVFDSLQSQIKILSNSLIILSIPLLFEAKMTNLVNQIWVVSCDFSTQLNRLKIRNNLTENEAISRINSQMPLTQKLELADIIIDNNKNLADLHRQIDLIMSSKFYKN; this is encoded by the coding sequence ATGGAAAAAAAAGATAATAAATTAATTATTGGTTTAACAGGAGGAATTGCTACGGGAAAATCAACTGTATCAAATTATTTAACTGAAAAATATTTAATTCCTGTATTAGATGCAGATTTAATAGCACGAGAAGCCGTAACAATTAATTCTCCTATTTTTTACAATATTATTAATCGCTATGGAGAAAAAATATTATTAAGTAATGGTAACTTAAATCGAGAAAAATTAGGTAAAATTATATTTAATAATAAACAAGAAAAGACTTGGCTAGAAAACCAAATTCATCCTTTTGTTTTTGATAGCTTACAGTCGCAAATAAAAATCTTATCTAATTCCCTGATTATTTTATCAATCCCTCTACTGTTTGAAGCAAAAATGACTAATTTAGTGAATCAAATTTGGGTTGTTAGTTGTGATTTTTCTACTCAATTAAATCGATTAAAAATTAGAAATAATTTAACAGAAAATGAAGCTATATCTCGAATTAATAGTCAAATGCCTTTAACTCAAAAGCTTGAACTAGCTGACATTATCATTGATAATAATAAAAACTTAGCTGATTTACACAGGCAAATAGATCTGATTATGTCAAGTAAATTTTATAAAAATTAA
- a CDS encoding DUF4351 domain-containing protein yields MEKDLIIRQLTRKWGIINSDLQMQIKGLNIDYLETLAEDLFEMNSIEDLQQWLNNF; encoded by the coding sequence ATTGAAAAAGATTTAATTATTCGTCAATTAACTCGTAAATGGGGAATAATTAATTCTGATTTACAAATGCAAATAAAAGGCTTAAATATTGACTATTTAGAAACATTGGCAGAAGATTTATTTGAGATGAATTCCATCGAGGATTTACAGCAATGGTTAAATAATTTTTAA
- a CDS encoding carbonic anhydrase: MKKLIEGLHRFQAGYFESNRDLFEELSQGQHPRVLFVTCSDSRIDPNLITQAKVGDLFVIRNAGNIIPPFGATNGGEGASIEYAIAALDIEQVIVCGHSHCGAMKGLLKMSKLADKMPLVYEWLKQAEATRRLMIDNYSHVPEEDLLQITVAENVLTQLENLNTYPIIRSRLHQGKLSLHGWIYSIESGEILAYDPVLHDFVDVESRKSDPEYVYNLHPSCSVSKSIGCKVYPMNEEKNPPLVQKNTVENNINDSLPRSNRLSREQAERIYYGTRH; this comes from the coding sequence ATGAAAAAACTAATCGAAGGTTTACATCGTTTTCAAGCTGGTTATTTTGAAAGTAATCGAGATTTATTTGAAGAATTATCTCAAGGGCAACATCCCCGTGTTTTATTTGTAACTTGTTCGGATTCTCGAATTGATCCCAATCTTATCACTCAAGCGAAAGTTGGTGACTTATTTGTAATTCGTAACGCTGGTAATATTATTCCTCCCTTTGGAGCTACTAATGGTGGTGAAGGTGCTTCCATTGAATATGCCATAGCAGCTTTAGATATTGAACAAGTTATAGTATGCGGACATTCTCATTGTGGTGCAATGAAGGGTTTATTAAAAATGTCCAAGTTGGCTGATAAAATGCCTTTAGTTTATGAATGGCTAAAACAAGCCGAAGCAACTCGTAGGTTAATGATAGATAATTATTCCCATGTGCCAGAAGAAGATTTATTACAAATTACTGTCGCTGAAAACGTCTTAACTCAGTTAGAAAATTTGAATACTTATCCTATTATCCGTAGTCGTTTACATCAAGGTAAACTTTCTCTTCACGGTTGGATTTACAGTATTGAATCAGGTGAGATATTAGCTTATGATCCTGTATTACATGATTTTGTCGATGTGGAAAGTCGCAAAAGTGATCCTGAATATGTTTATAATTTACATCCTAGTTGTTCGGTATCGAAATCTATTGGTTGTAAAGTTTATCCCATGAATGAAGAAAAGAATCCTCCTTTAGTACAAAAAAATACAGTAGAAAATAATATTAATGATAGCTTACCTCGATCTAACAGATTATCCAGAGAACAAGCAGAAAGAATTTATTATGGTACTAGACATTAA
- the hemC gene encoding hydroxymethylbilane synthase, translating into MTATIDNERTIVIGSRKSQLALVQTYWVKKELETNFPDVEFEVEKMSTQGDKILDVALAKIGDKGLFTKELEVGMINNEVDFAVHSLKDLPTNLPEGLMLGCVTERVNPADALVVNEKHKDKQLDTLPEGAVIGTSSLRRLAQLRHHYPHLTFKDVRGNVNTRLGKLDAGEYDAIILAVAGLERLGMSDRIHQVIPADISLHAVGQGALGIECRIGDDSVLQIIKAIEHPDTRDCTLAERSFLRVLEGGCQVPIGVNSIIEGDNLTLTGMVASLDGKQLLKDSVTGDRTNPEEIGSQLAEKLKQQGAGEILAAILAEIER; encoded by the coding sequence ATGACCGCAACTATTGATAATGAACGTACTATAGTAATAGGATCTCGTAAAAGTCAACTAGCATTAGTGCAAACTTACTGGGTAAAAAAAGAATTAGAAACTAATTTTCCCGATGTAGAATTTGAAGTCGAAAAAATGAGTACTCAAGGAGATAAAATTCTTGATGTGGCTTTAGCAAAAATTGGTGATAAAGGTTTATTTACCAAAGAGTTAGAAGTTGGCATGATCAATAATGAAGTAGATTTTGCGGTACACTCTCTCAAAGATTTACCGACTAATCTTCCTGAAGGTTTAATGTTAGGTTGTGTTACCGAGAGGGTTAACCCTGCTGATGCCTTAGTTGTCAATGAAAAGCATAAAGATAAGCAATTAGATACCCTCCCTGAAGGTGCTGTAATCGGTACATCTTCTCTTCGTCGTCTCGCTCAGTTACGTCATCATTATCCCCATTTGACTTTCAAAGATGTGCGTGGTAATGTTAACACTCGTTTGGGTAAGTTAGACGCTGGAGAATATGACGCTATTATTCTTGCTGTAGCTGGTTTAGAAAGATTAGGAATGAGCGATCGCATACATCAAGTAATACCCGCTGATATTTCTCTCCATGCCGTAGGGCAAGGTGCTTTGGGTATTGAATGCCGTATTGGCGATGATTCTGTACTACAAATAATTAAGGCTATCGAACATCCTGATACTAGAGATTGTACCTTAGCAGAACGATCTTTTTTACGAGTTTTAGAAGGTGGATGTCAAGTGCCTATCGGGGTCAACAGTATTATTGAAGGTGATAATCTTACTTTGACTGGAATGGTAGCAAGTCTCGATGGTAAACAACTTCTTAAAGATAGTGTAACAGGTGATCGTACTAATCCCGAAGAAATTGGTTCACAATTAGCCGAAAAACTTAAACAACAAGGTGCGGGAGAAATTTTAGCGGCTATCTTAGCAGAAATAGAACGATAA
- the aroB gene encoding 3-dehydroquinate synthase, which translates to MESIISVSLPDNSYSIYVTDEGLSSIGAKAKNLNIGKKILVVSNPEIFNYYGDITIKSLEDAGFTVNYHLIPAGENHKTLESISHIYDSALKYRLERNSTMIALGGGVVGDMTGFAAATWLRGINFIQIPTSLLAMVDASVGGKTGVNHPQGKNLIGAFYQPKLVLIDSNVLKTLPEREFRAGMAEVIKYGVIWDKTLFERLEEENSLDSLNNLSKVLLNDILTRSCQAKADVVSKDEKESGLRAILNYGHTIGHVIESLTHYETFVHGEGVAIGMIAAGKIAVKTNLWKEEEAIRQKKLIEKTGLPTEIPDYLDLEEIIANLQTDKKVKAGKVRFILPETIGKVMITDQISSDLLRQIFS; encoded by the coding sequence ATGGAATCAATTATATCCGTATCTTTACCCGATAATTCCTACTCAATTTATGTCACCGATGAAGGCTTATCAAGTATCGGTGCAAAAGCCAAAAACCTTAATATTGGCAAAAAAATCTTAGTAGTTTCTAACCCTGAAATTTTTAACTATTACGGTGATATAACTATTAAATCTTTAGAAGATGCTGGTTTTACTGTCAATTATCATCTCATTCCCGCAGGAGAAAATCATAAAACCCTTGAATCTATTTCCCATATTTATGATAGTGCTCTTAAGTATCGCCTCGAACGCAATTCAACCATGATAGCATTGGGGGGTGGAGTTGTTGGTGATATGACGGGATTTGCGGCAGCCACTTGGTTAAGAGGGATTAATTTTATTCAAATTCCTACTTCTTTACTAGCGATGGTTGATGCCTCTGTGGGGGGCAAAACTGGGGTTAATCATCCTCAAGGTAAAAATTTGATTGGTGCTTTTTATCAACCAAAATTAGTTTTAATTGATTCTAATGTTTTAAAAACATTGCCGGAGCGAGAGTTTAGAGCTGGTATGGCAGAGGTAATTAAATATGGAGTAATTTGGGATAAAACTCTTTTTGAACGCCTAGAAGAGGAAAATAGTCTTGATAGCTTGAATAATTTATCAAAGGTGCTATTGAACGACATCTTGACTCGTTCTTGTCAAGCTAAAGCTGATGTTGTCTCTAAAGATGAAAAAGAATCAGGATTAAGAGCTATTCTTAATTATGGTCATACCATCGGTCATGTTATTGAAAGTTTAACTCATTATGAAACTTTTGTGCATGGGGAAGGGGTCGCAATAGGCATGATAGCTGCAGGAAAAATTGCCGTAAAAACTAATCTTTGGAAAGAAGAAGAAGCAATTAGACAGAAAAAATTGATTGAAAAAACAGGTTTACCAACTGAAATTCCTGATTATCTTGATTTAGAGGAAATTATTGCTAATTTACAAACTGATAAAAAGGTTAAGGCTGGAAAAGTTCGTTTTATTTTACCTGAAACCATTGGCAAAGTGATGATTACAGATCAAATTAGTAGTGATTTATTGCGACAAATTTTTTCTTAA
- a CDS encoding glycosyltransferase has protein sequence MKVLIAEFDLFSKIGGGQTFYRRLIETNPDIEFYYLIMEEKISSFRPKNAQCLIYKQQYIKSDLKGLSTTLPLEKLYRPFLIASNISYSVMGFDFDVIDYPDYEQYGLFLASALSYHQVKFKKIILSLHGIVSQSLHHDWVINKDYIHNLEFAENLQYKIADIRYGISKNYLEWWQKKDNFLNYYYHPLHFFDLTPKINYQPLKAKPSLNFIGRKEKGKGVDIFVNLVSFLPKKLYSQGNIIGTNPQTLDRKTGEFYLKQMLALAFTPINILPSVTRYALQGKFNSNSVTILPSRFDTLNLVALESLFAGCPTIISKNAGICRFLADNFPEIPFIQLDVNNLYSSLPEIIKLLNNYEGYRINLQEKITSISPQMNQKEFSLIDVYNQKNNYEEEARQKIDQWYQELIYYCQKRQYWGKQHLINITKKIVTPIVNQGKNQLEDVKSKVSKKKNIVTNQLVKSIFFSSEYERVFNLQETSAKEIDIKINQLKNLSHPLNLPLGEKINKLKNGYYVNRLKIWQEIARLEKIKGNDLLSATYEIRIIRLLNRDKFNQLQNISHTLINHNFLKESSLLKLLYPSDKNSYELAYEYLSNNYQSLLKYQEKSYEFIKDYREKKNYRVSVIVSLYNAESKLNRFLSILAQQTIFQKQEAEIILIDSGSTQEEYRVFQQLVSILDLPIVYARSKKRETIQSAWNRGILLSQSSYLTFLGVDEMITMDGLEILADKLDQNNNLDWVVGHSLVTEVDNKGNWLRDVMTYNRRNFSQDLVYLDTCYLTYVGGLYRRDLHYRFGFYDETFRGAGDTEFKNRVLPHINCELVENVLGIFWNYPDNRTTQSPLAEIEDIKAWYLYRSVGGIKYTFENQNISKVEKLLLHCLNYRKTFLNNNSTDFDFAHQLILWLEKNSPQSPFLQFAEGIKKIDKSYQQLEYTEDKSLISWQLLQVKNLTQRISNAHEKIAQNLGINNFRPEYQVFNDNRYQQHSLMF, from the coding sequence ATGAAAGTTTTAATTGCTGAATTTGACTTATTCTCTAAAATTGGGGGAGGGCAAACTTTTTATCGCCGTTTGATAGAGACAAATCCTGATATAGAATTTTATTATCTTATTATGGAAGAAAAAATCAGCAGTTTTCGCCCTAAAAATGCTCAATGTTTAATCTATAAGCAACAATATATTAAGTCAGATTTAAAAGGTTTATCTACTACTTTACCATTAGAAAAACTTTATCGCCCTTTTTTAATAGCTAGTAATATTAGTTATTCAGTAATGGGTTTTGATTTTGATGTAATCGATTATCCTGATTATGAGCAATATGGACTTTTTTTAGCATCAGCATTAAGTTACCATCAAGTAAAATTCAAGAAAATAATCCTGTCTCTACACGGTATTGTTTCTCAAAGTTTACATCATGATTGGGTGATAAATAAAGACTATATTCATAATTTAGAATTTGCCGAAAACTTACAGTATAAAATTGCTGATATTCGTTACGGCATCAGTAAAAACTACTTAGAATGGTGGCAAAAAAAAGATAATTTTCTTAACTATTATTATCATCCTTTACATTTTTTTGACTTAACTCCAAAAATCAATTATCAACCATTAAAAGCAAAACCAAGTTTAAATTTTATTGGTAGAAAGGAAAAAGGAAAAGGAGTTGATATTTTTGTTAATTTAGTCAGTTTTTTACCGAAAAAACTATATAGTCAAGGAAATATTATTGGCACGAATCCTCAAACCTTAGATAGGAAAACAGGAGAATTTTATTTAAAACAAATGTTAGCCTTAGCTTTTACGCCCATAAATATATTACCATCTGTGACTCGCTACGCATTACAAGGAAAATTTAATTCTAATTCTGTGACAATTTTACCTTCTCGATTTGATACTTTAAATTTAGTAGCTTTAGAATCATTATTTGCTGGTTGCCCAACTATAATTAGCAAAAATGCTGGGATTTGTCGTTTTTTAGCTGATAATTTTCCTGAAATACCTTTTATTCAATTAGATGTGAATAACTTGTACTCATCTTTACCTGAAATTATAAAACTTTTAAATAATTATGAAGGATACCGAATTAATTTACAGGAAAAAATTACTTCAATTTCTCCTCAAATGAATCAAAAAGAATTTAGTCTCATAGATGTTTATAATCAAAAAAATAATTATGAGGAAGAAGCAAGGCAAAAAATTGATCAATGGTATCAAGAGTTAATTTATTATTGTCAAAAAAGACAGTATTGGGGAAAACAACACCTTATCAATATAACTAAAAAAATAGTTACTCCGATAGTTAACCAAGGAAAAAATCAACTAGAAGATGTTAAAAGTAAAGTTAGTAAGAAAAAAAATATTGTTACCAATCAATTAGTTAAAAGCATCTTTTTTTCCTCTGAGTATGAGAGAGTTTTTAACTTACAAGAAACATCGGCAAAAGAAATAGATATTAAAATTAATCAACTTAAAAATTTAAGTCATCCTCTTAACTTACCTCTTGGTGAAAAAATTAATAAACTAAAAAATGGTTATTATGTTAATCGTCTTAAAATTTGGCAAGAAATAGCAAGACTAGAAAAAATAAAAGGCAACGATTTATTATCAGCTACTTATGAGATAAGAATTATTCGTCTTCTTAATCGAGATAAATTTAATCAATTACAAAATATTAGTCACACTTTAATTAATCATAATTTTCTTAAAGAATCTTCTCTATTAAAATTACTTTATCCTTCCGATAAAAATTCTTATGAATTAGCTTACGAATATTTGTCAAATAATTATCAAAGTTTGCTTAAGTATCAGGAAAAATCTTACGAATTTATCAAAGATTATCGTGAGAAAAAAAATTATCGAGTCTCAGTGATCGTGTCGTTATATAATGCAGAAAGTAAACTAAACCGTTTTTTGTCAATTTTAGCCCAACAAACAATTTTCCAAAAACAAGAAGCTGAAATCATTTTAATCGATAGCGGTTCAACCCAAGAAGAATATCGAGTTTTTCAACAACTTGTGTCAATTTTGGATTTACCCATTGTTTACGCTAGAAGCAAAAAAAGGGAGACTATTCAAAGTGCATGGAATCGAGGAATTTTGCTTTCTCAATCTTCTTACCTAACTTTTCTTGGTGTTGACGAAATGATAACCATGGATGGTTTAGAAATATTAGCGGATAAACTTGATCAAAATAATAACTTAGATTGGGTTGTCGGTCATAGTTTAGTAACGGAAGTTGATAATAAGGGTAACTGGCTTCGGGATGTGATGACATATAATCGCCGCAATTTTAGTCAAGATTTAGTTTATCTTGATACTTGTTATTTAACCTACGTTGGGGGGTTGTATCGTCGTGACTTGCATTATCGTTTCGGTTTTTATGATGAAACTTTTCGAGGTGCGGGAGATACGGAATTTAAAAATAGAGTCTTACCCCATATTAATTGTGAATTAGTCGAGAATGTCTTGGGAATTTTTTGGAATTATCCTGATAATCGCACTACCCAAAGCCCATTAGCTGAAATTGAAGATATAAAAGCATGGTATCTTTATCGAAGTGTTGGGGGGATAAAATATACTTTTGAAAATCAAAATATTTCAAAAGTAGAAAAATTATTATTACATTGTCTTAACTATCGTAAAACTTTTTTAAATAACAATAGTACCGATTTTGATTTTGCTCATCAACTTATACTATGGCTGGAAAAGAATTCTCCTCAATCTCCTTTTTTACAATTCGCTGAGGGAATAAAAAAAATTGATAAAAGTTATCAGCAATTAGAATACACAGAGGATAAATCTCTGATTTCGTGGCAATTATTACAAGTCAAAAATTTAACACAAAGAATTAGTAATGCTCATGAAAAAATTGCTCAAAATTTAGGTATAAATAATTTCAGACCTGAATATCAAGTTTTCAATGATAATCGTTATCAACAACATTCATTAATGTTTTAA
- a CDS encoding peptide ABC transporter substrate-binding protein, translating to MRKFRQSWAHLIIAVTSSLTVVSCNSLSSSTETNNLNTSNSTNNKILKMIYWQAPTILNPHLSTGFKDSEASRITLEPLATFDPKSKLIAVLAQEIPSVENGGVAKDGLSVIWKLRKDVKWSDGEKFTADDVVFTYKFISNPKVGSVNSGDYAVVNNVQALDEYTVKVTFKQITPAWYSIFVGGAGMILPEHLYTQYNGENAREAPFNLIPVGTGAYSVVQFKPGDSVIYQKNTHYRQPETQNFDKIEIKGGGDATSAARAVLQTGDADFAYNLQVESNILEELSKANKGKIITNFGSNSERILLNYTDPNKETSEGERSSIKFPHPFFSDEKVRQAFALAINKEMIAEQLYGITGKPTSNFLLAPPELVSTNTTSEFNPEKAAKLLDEAGWKDTNGNGIRDKNGVEMKVLFQTTVNPLRQKTQAIIKQSWQSLGIEVELKTIDASVMFSSDPSNNDTVERFQADAQMFTTGNNNPDPIPYFKVYTCDNIPQKINNWSGDNYSRYCNPEYDALLQTVITELNPEKRAIIFKQLNDMLINQVTVIPIIHRADVVGIANNLQGVELTPWDSRTWNIATWKKID from the coding sequence ATGAGAAAATTTAGACAATCTTGGGCTCATTTAATTATTGCTGTTACAAGTAGCTTAACCGTTGTTAGTTGCAATTCTCTTTCATCATCTACCGAGACAAATAATCTTAACACGTCTAATAGTACCAATAATAAAATCTTAAAAATGATTTATTGGCAAGCACCAACAATCTTAAATCCTCATCTCTCTACTGGATTTAAAGACTCGGAAGCTAGTAGAATAACTCTTGAACCTTTAGCTACTTTTGATCCTAAGAGTAAATTAATTGCTGTATTAGCTCAAGAAATACCTAGTGTTGAAAATGGAGGAGTTGCTAAAGACGGTTTGTCAGTAATCTGGAAGTTACGTAAAGATGTCAAATGGTCGGATGGAGAAAAATTCACCGCCGATGATGTGGTTTTTACTTATAAATTTATTAGTAATCCCAAGGTTGGTAGTGTTAACAGTGGTGATTATGCCGTTGTTAACAATGTCCAAGCATTGGATGAATATACTGTAAAAGTAACTTTTAAACAAATTACCCCAGCATGGTATTCCATTTTTGTTGGTGGTGCGGGGATGATTTTACCTGAACATTTATATACTCAATATAACGGCGAAAATGCAAGAGAAGCACCTTTTAATTTAATTCCTGTAGGTACTGGAGCTTATTCTGTAGTACAATTTAAGCCCGGTGATTCGGTAATTTATCAAAAAAATACTCATTATCGGCAACCAGAAACCCAAAATTTTGACAAAATTGAGATAAAAGGAGGAGGAGACGCTACTTCTGCGGCAAGGGCTGTTTTACAAACAGGAGATGCCGATTTTGCTTATAATTTACAAGTAGAATCAAATATTTTAGAGGAATTAAGTAAGGCAAATAAAGGTAAAATAATTACTAACTTTGGCTCTAATAGTGAGCGAATTTTGTTAAATTATACAGATCCGAATAAAGAAACTTCCGAAGGTGAAAGATCTAGTATAAAATTTCCTCATCCTTTTTTTAGTGACGAAAAAGTTAGACAGGCTTTTGCTTTAGCTATCAATAAAGAAATGATCGCCGAACAATTGTATGGTATAACAGGAAAACCAACTTCAAATTTTTTATTAGCACCACCCGAATTAGTTTCCACTAATACCACTTCAGAATTTAACCCTGAAAAAGCCGCAAAATTGTTAGATGAAGCAGGATGGAAAGACACTAATGGTAATGGTATTCGAGATAAAAACGGTGTGGAAATGAAAGTTTTATTTCAAACAACAGTTAACCCTTTACGACAAAAAACTCAAGCTATCATTAAACAAAGTTGGCAATCTTTAGGCATCGAAGTAGAATTAAAAACCATTGACGCTAGTGTCATGTTTTCAAGTGATCCTAGCAATAATGATACAGTAGAGAGATTTCAAGCTGATGCTCAAATGTTCACTACTGGTAATAACAACCCAGATCCTATCCCTTATTTTAAAGTATATACTTGCGATAACATACCCCAAAAAATTAATAATTGGTCAGGAGATAATTATTCTCGTTATTGTAATCCTGAATATGATGCACTTTTACAAACAGTAATTACTGAATTAAATCCTGAAAAAAGAGCTATAATTTTTAAACAATTAAATGATATGTTAATCAATCAGGTAACTGTTATACCTATTATTCATCGTGCCGATGTTGTTGGTATTGCTAATAATTTACAAGGCGTAGAATTAACCCCTTGGGATTCAAGAACATGGAATATTGCAACATGGAAGAAAATAGATTGA
- the ppk1 gene encoding polyphosphate kinase 1, which produces MKDQTINLNEPQYYFNRELSWLEFNYRVLQEALNEKTLLLERLKFTAIFSSNLDEFFMVRVAALKRQIEAEVTKLTPDGRTPIQQIQEINNRLRPLIKQQVENFEYNLKKELVTHGIHLINFFDLNQEQRNYLHEYFEKNIFPVLTPLAVDPSHPFPHMSNLSLNLAVLVKNPDTGAELFARVKVPKTLPRFVTFPAELRQVSEQSENPLWVGVPLEQVMAHHLSLLFPGMNVQECHNFRLTRDADLGVQEDEADDLLLAIQQELRKRRFAGSAVRLEIHASMPDNVKQMLMQGLNLEEKDIYEIDGLLGLNDLFALASLPLPFLKDKPWNGVTPPPFNQFQVLAMAKENEDDNTISEEFFAMIRRSDVMLHHPYHSFTATVQQFITQAAHDPNVMAIKMTLYRTSGDSPIIKALIEAAENGKQVVALVELKARFDEENNILWARKLEKVGVHVVYGIVGLKTHTKIILVVRKDKDKIRRYVHIGTGNYNPKTAKLYTDIGLISCREDLGADLTDLFNFLTGYSKQKAFRKLLVAPVTMRDRMIEMIEREGENAKNGGTGRIVAKMNSVVDLPVIQALYRASQAGVKIDLIVRGTCSLRPQVEGISNNINVISIIGRFLEHSRIFYFHNNGEEEIYIGSADWMGRNLSRRVEAITPIEDPKLVKQLQEILGIMLSDNQQTWELQADGTYIRRTRQKGEKELNAHKILMNMVEQ; this is translated from the coding sequence ATGAAAGACCAAACTATTAATCTTAACGAACCTCAGTATTATTTTAATCGAGAATTAAGTTGGTTAGAGTTCAATTATCGAGTTTTACAAGAAGCTTTGAATGAAAAAACATTATTATTAGAAAGACTCAAATTTACCGCTATTTTTAGCTCAAATTTAGATGAATTTTTTATGGTAAGAGTCGCCGCTTTAAAACGTCAGATTGAAGCAGAAGTAACAAAACTAACTCCTGATGGTAGAACTCCCATACAACAAATTCAGGAAATCAATAATCGTTTGCGTCCTCTCATCAAACAACAAGTAGAAAATTTTGAATACAACCTCAAAAAAGAATTAGTTACTCATGGAATACATTTAATTAATTTTTTTGATTTAAACCAGGAGCAAAGAAATTATTTACATGAATATTTTGAAAAGAATATATTTCCTGTACTAACACCTTTAGCAGTTGATCCTAGTCATCCTTTCCCTCATATGTCTAATTTAAGTCTAAATTTGGCAGTATTAGTTAAAAATCCCGACACAGGTGCTGAATTGTTCGCTAGGGTAAAAGTACCGAAAACTCTTCCCCGTTTTGTTACTTTCCCTGCTGAATTACGTCAAGTCAGTGAGCAATCCGAAAATCCTCTATGGGTTGGTGTACCTCTCGAACAAGTCATGGCTCACCACTTATCTTTATTGTTTCCGGGCATGAACGTTCAAGAATGTCATAATTTTCGTTTAACTCGTGATGCTGATTTAGGAGTACAAGAAGACGAAGCTGATGATTTGTTATTGGCAATACAACAAGAATTACGTAAACGCCGTTTTGCTGGTTCTGCCGTGCGTTTAGAAATTCATGCTTCCATGCCAGATAATGTTAAACAAATGTTAATGCAGGGTTTGAATTTAGAGGAAAAAGATATTTATGAAATTGATGGTTTATTGGGCTTAAATGATTTATTTGCTTTAGCTAGTTTGCCCTTACCCTTTTTGAAAGATAAACCATGGAATGGGGTAACGCCTCCACCTTTCAATCAGTTTCAAGTATTGGCAATGGCTAAAGAAAATGAAGATGATAATACCATAAGTGAAGAATTTTTTGCTATGATTCGTAGATCGGATGTTATGTTACATCATCCTTATCACTCTTTTACTGCTACTGTACAACAATTTATCACCCAAGCCGCCCATGATCCTAATGTCATGGCTATTAAAATGACTCTTTATCGAACTTCTGGTGATTCTCCTATTATCAAAGCTTTGATTGAAGCCGCCGAAAATGGAAAGCAAGTTGTGGCTTTAGTCGAATTAAAAGCTCGTTTTGATGAAGAAAATAATATTCTTTGGGCTAGAAAATTAGAAAAAGTTGGAGTTCATGTAGTTTATGGTATTGTTGGTTTAAAAACTCATACTAAAATTATCTTAGTCGTCAGAAAAGATAAAGATAAAATTCGTCGTTATGTTCATATTGGCACGGGAAACTATAACCCTAAAACCGCTAAACTTTATACTGATATTGGTTTAATCAGTTGTCGTGAAGATTTGGGTGCAGATTTAACAGACTTATTCAATTTTCTCACAGGTTACTCTAAACAAAAGGCTTTCCGTAAATTATTAGTCGCCCCTGTCACTATGCGCGATCGCATGATTGAGATGATTGAGAGGGAAGGAGAAAATGCTAAAAATGGAGGCACAGGAAGAATTGTTGCTAAAATGAACTCCGTTGTAGATTTACCTGTTATTCAAGCGTTATATCGTGCATCTCAAGCAGGAGTCAAAATTGATTTAATTGTAAGAGGTACTTGTAGTTTACGTCCTCAAGTTGAAGGAATTAGCAATAATATTAATGTTATCAGCATTATTGGTCGTTTTCTTGAACATTCTCGCATTTTTTACTTCCATAACAATGGAGAGGAAGAAATTTATATCGGTAGTGCTGACTGGATGGGGCGTAATTTGTCTCGTCGAGTAGAAGCGATTACCCCTATAGAAGATCCTAAATTAGTTAAACAACTACAAGAAATTTTAGGAATAATGCTCTCTGATAATCAACAAACATGGGAATTACAAGCCGATGGTACTTATATCCGCCGTACTCGTCAAAAAGGAGAAAAAGAATTAAATGCCCATAAAATTTTAATGAATATGGTAGAGCAGTAA